A single window of Egibacteraceae bacterium DNA harbors:
- a CDS encoding diacylglycerol kinase family protein: MQQPPAVWRVRLIVHPTATAVSPTSRAAVRQALAMHDVEEVETTGRDHATVLAREAATEGADAVVVLAGDGTTNEAANGLLGSDTALAVIPAGSTNVFARTLGLARDAGDAAAQAVEAMAQRSVRRVPVGRANDRMFMFHVGIGFDAAVVQQVERRMWLKRTVGQALFVCAAVSTWLRHYHHRRPRFSVEFGDGSIIEDGYFAICLITDPYTFLGPRPFNVVPGATGERGLSVVVVRSLKARSLVGLASRALRGGATIADHPDTDVRHEQHRIVVRGHGPVPWQADGDYLGQTEELVLSPDPDRLAVLVPPPA, from the coding sequence GTGCAGCAACCCCCAGCGGTCTGGCGCGTGCGCCTGATCGTGCACCCGACGGCCACCGCTGTCTCCCCCACGTCCCGGGCCGCCGTGCGCCAGGCCCTGGCGATGCACGACGTCGAGGAGGTCGAGACCACCGGTCGCGACCACGCCACGGTGCTCGCCCGTGAAGCCGCCACGGAGGGTGCGGACGCAGTGGTGGTCCTCGCCGGCGACGGCACGACGAACGAGGCGGCCAACGGGCTGCTCGGCTCGGACACTGCGCTGGCCGTGATCCCCGCCGGTTCGACCAACGTGTTCGCCCGCACGCTGGGGCTGGCCCGCGACGCGGGCGACGCCGCCGCCCAGGCGGTCGAGGCCATGGCGCAACGCTCGGTGCGCCGCGTCCCCGTCGGCCGGGCCAACGACCGCATGTTCATGTTCCACGTCGGGATCGGGTTCGACGCCGCCGTCGTGCAGCAGGTCGAGCGCCGGATGTGGCTGAAGCGCACGGTGGGCCAGGCCCTCTTCGTCTGCGCCGCCGTTAGCACGTGGCTGCGCCACTACCATCACCGCCGTCCCCGCTTCAGCGTCGAGTTCGGCGACGGCAGCATCATCGAGGACGGCTACTTCGCCATCTGCCTGATCACCGATCCCTACACCTTCCTCGGGCCTCGCCCGTTCAATGTGGTCCCAGGCGCGACCGGCGAGCGCGGCCTGTCCGTCGTCGTCGTCCGCTCCCTCAAGGCGCGGTCCCTGGTGGGGCTGGCCAGCCGGGCCCTGCGCGGCGGTGCCACCATCGCGGACCATCCGGATACCGACGTGCGGCACGAACAGCACCGCATCGTGGTCCGCGGCCACGGGCCCGTGCCCTGGCAGGCCGACGGTGACTACCTCGGGCAGACCGAGGAGCTCGTCCTCAGCCCGGATCCCGATCGACTCGCCGTGCTCGTCCCGCCCCCAGCCTGA
- the thrC gene encoding threonine synthase has product MVSYVQGLQCRECGTEADIAAVHVCEFCFGPLEVVYDYAAMRGAVTHKSIEAGPHSIWRYADLLPILPGAIEHERVDLGAGWTPLVPAPRLGAALGLRDLWLKNDTVNPSFSFKDRVVSVALSAARQLGFTTAACASTGNLAHSVAAHAAHAGMEAYVFVPSDLEEAKILTTAIYGPKLVAVEGNYDDVNRLCAEVAGEYGWAFVNVNVRPYYAEGSKTLGFEIAEQLGWTLPDHVIAPMASGSMLVKIDKAFTELIDLELVPGSPYKVSGAQAEGCSPIATAFKDGSGAVRPVKPDTIAKSLAIGDPADGYYALDAVGRTGGTMEHVTDAEIADAMGLLARTEGIFAETAGGVTVAVTRKLAAAGALDPDARTVAVISGLGLKTLDAVADRLGPTYTVAPGLDDFQAALNAKDTP; this is encoded by the coding sequence ATGGTGAGCTACGTGCAGGGTCTGCAGTGCCGCGAGTGCGGCACGGAGGCCGATATCGCCGCCGTCCACGTCTGCGAGTTCTGCTTCGGTCCGCTGGAGGTGGTCTACGACTACGCCGCCATGCGCGGCGCGGTGACGCACAAGTCCATCGAGGCCGGCCCCCACAGCATCTGGCGCTACGCCGACCTGCTGCCGATCCTGCCGGGCGCCATCGAGCACGAGCGCGTCGACCTCGGCGCCGGATGGACCCCGCTGGTGCCCGCCCCGCGCCTCGGTGCGGCGCTGGGCCTGCGCGACCTCTGGCTCAAGAACGACACGGTCAACCCCTCGTTCAGCTTCAAGGACCGCGTGGTCAGCGTCGCGCTCAGCGCTGCGCGCCAGCTCGGCTTCACGACCGCCGCGTGCGCCTCCACCGGCAACCTCGCCCACTCCGTCGCGGCGCATGCCGCCCACGCCGGCATGGAGGCCTACGTGTTCGTGCCCTCCGACCTGGAGGAGGCGAAGATCCTCACCACGGCCATCTACGGACCCAAGCTCGTGGCCGTCGAGGGCAACTACGACGACGTCAACCGCCTCTGCGCCGAGGTCGCCGGCGAGTACGGGTGGGCGTTCGTGAACGTCAACGTGCGCCCCTACTACGCCGAGGGCTCGAAGACGCTCGGCTTCGAGATCGCCGAGCAGCTCGGCTGGACCCTGCCCGACCACGTGATCGCGCCGATGGCGTCGGGGTCGATGCTGGTCAAGATCGACAAGGCGTTCACCGAGCTGATCGATCTGGAACTGGTCCCCGGTTCGCCCTACAAGGTCAGCGGCGCGCAGGCGGAGGGCTGCTCGCCCATCGCCACCGCCTTCAAGGACGGCTCGGGCGCCGTGCGGCCGGTCAAGCCCGACACGATCGCCAAGTCCCTCGCGATCGGCGACCCCGCAGACGGCTACTACGCCCTTGACGCCGTCGGGCGCACCGGGGGAACGATGGAGCACGTCACCGACGCCGAGATCGCTGACGCCATGGGTCTGCTGGCACGCACCGAGGGGATCTTCGCCGAGACCGCCGGTGGGGTCACCGTCGCGGTCACCCGCAAGCTTGCCGCCGCCGGTGCCCTGGACCCCGACGCCCGCACCGTGGCGGTGATCAGCGGCCTCGGCCTGAAGACGCTCGACGCCGTCGCCGACCGCCTCGGCCCGACCTACACCGTGGCTCCCGGACTGGACGACTTCCAGGCGGCCCTCAACGCAAAGGACACCCCGTGA
- a CDS encoding ubiquitin-like small modifier protein 1, with product MSATVRIPTPLRTLTDDQTTVAVEGATVAEVVAHLDATHPGIGERILDENGAIRRFVNVFVDDEDVRFADGLATRVPDGATVSIIPAVAGG from the coding sequence GTGAGCGCGACCGTCCGCATCCCCACCCCGCTGCGCACCCTCACCGACGACCAGACCACCGTCGCGGTCGAGGGCGCGACCGTCGCGGAGGTCGTCGCGCACCTCGACGCCACGCACCCGGGCATCGGCGAGCGCATCCTCGACGAGAACGGCGCCATCCGCCGGTTCGTCAACGTCTTCGTCGACGACGAGGACGTGCGCTTCGCCGACGGCCTGGCCACCCGTGTGCCCGACGGCGCGACGGTGTCGATCATCCCGGCGGTCGCCGGCGGGTGA
- a CDS encoding CHRD domain-containing protein codes for MSGTPTGPDDPTVPMGGDADPDGPSPAEERDPWYTRPEIFIPVALLIVLVAVLLVVALGGDEQEIAEDPGETPVDEPAEEEPEPAEPEPEAPDDDAAVDDDDPDTDTDRADPVDPADDEQRDPPAELGEATSTFVVDLSWENEVDDTAEPPAFGQGQEGVTGTAWLWLNADEGIICADIVVQGLDAGDSFESGPGAHLHAGGLEENGPVAVAFATPDDQAGESSGCFTEFEEGFIEIEDSFDPVETLQMVEDNPEDWYVNVHSEAYPMGVVRGQLPDGGQDELPAQ; via the coding sequence ATGAGCGGCACCCCGACCGGACCCGACGACCCGACCGTCCCGATGGGCGGTGACGCGGACCCCGACGGGCCGTCTCCCGCCGAGGAACGCGACCCCTGGTACACCCGACCCGAGATCTTCATCCCCGTGGCGCTGCTGATCGTCCTGGTCGCTGTGCTGCTGGTGGTTGCGCTGGGCGGCGACGAGCAGGAGATCGCCGAGGACCCCGGGGAGACCCCGGTCGACGAGCCGGCCGAGGAGGAGCCCGAGCCCGCCGAACCCGAGCCCGAGGCCCCGGACGACGATGCCGCGGTCGACGACGACGACCCCGACACCGACACCGATCGAGCCGACCCCGTCGACCCAGCCGACGACGAGCAGCGCGACCCGCCCGCCGAGCTCGGCGAGGCGACCAGCACGTTCGTGGTCGACCTCTCCTGGGAGAACGAGGTCGACGACACCGCCGAGCCCCCCGCGTTCGGTCAGGGCCAGGAGGGCGTGACCGGCACCGCGTGGCTGTGGCTCAACGCCGACGAGGGGATCATCTGCGCCGACATCGTGGTGCAGGGCCTCGACGCAGGCGACTCGTTCGAGAGCGGCCCGGGCGCGCACCTGCACGCCGGGGGACTGGAGGAGAATGGGCCGGTGGCGGTGGCCTTCGCCACGCCCGACGACCAGGCCGGGGAGTCGTCGGGGTGCTTCACCGAGTTCGAGGAGGGCTTCATCGAGATCGAGGACAGCTTCGACCCGGTCGAGACGCTGCAGATGGTCGAGGACAACCCCGAGGACTGGTACGTCAACGTGCACTCGGAGGCCTACCCGATGGGTGTCGTGCGCGGCCAGCTGCCCGACGGCGGGCAGGACGAGCTGCCCGCGCAGTAG
- a CDS encoding asparagine synthase-related protein: MPDSIDQRARALTGILAAHQSVVVAYSGGVDSAYLLAVAGEVLGEHVVAATAVSPSLPAAERTQAAALAAELGVRHVEVFTDEAERAAYRRNDADRCFHCKTALFDVLEPIAEAFAGATIAVGTVTDDLGDHRPGQRAAAERGVATPLADAGLAKADVRELSRG; the protein is encoded by the coding sequence ATGCCCGACTCGATCGACCAGCGTGCACGCGCGCTCACCGGCATCCTCGCCGCCCACCAGTCGGTGGTCGTGGCCTACTCCGGGGGGGTCGACTCGGCCTACCTGCTCGCCGTGGCCGGCGAGGTGCTCGGCGAGCACGTGGTGGCCGCCACCGCCGTCAGCCCCTCCCTGCCCGCCGCCGAGCGCACCCAGGCCGCCGCGCTGGCCGCCGAGCTCGGGGTGCGCCACGTCGAGGTGTTCACCGACGAGGCCGAACGCGCCGCCTACCGCCGCAACGACGCGGACCGGTGCTTCCACTGCAAGACCGCGCTGTTCGACGTGCTGGAGCCCATCGCCGAGGCCTTCGCCGGGGCCACCATCGCCGTCGGGACGGTCACCGACGACCTCGGCGACCACCGTCCCGGCCAGCGCGCCGCCGCCGAGCGGGGTGTGGCCACGCCCCTGGCCGACGCCGGCCTGGCCAAGGCCGACGTCCGCGAGCTGTCGCGGGGGG
- a CDS encoding MaoC family dehydratase → MQFGRYFEEFTVGDVYKHWPGKTITEYDDHLFCAITYNQHPLHSDRHYAATSTHFGRNVVVGNLVYSLVLGQSVADVSGKAIANLEVSSLRHANPTFHGDTIYSETTVLEARASRSKPDRGVVTVETIGYTQDGTVVCEFTRKVLVPTRAAADPEHPGRPEPQRDA, encoded by the coding sequence ATGCAGTTCGGTCGGTACTTCGAGGAGTTCACGGTCGGTGACGTCTACAAGCACTGGCCGGGCAAGACCATCACCGAGTACGACGACCACCTGTTCTGCGCGATCACCTACAACCAGCACCCGCTGCACAGCGACCGGCACTACGCCGCGACGTCGACGCACTTCGGCCGCAACGTGGTCGTGGGCAACCTCGTGTACTCGCTGGTGCTCGGCCAGAGCGTTGCCGACGTCAGCGGCAAGGCGATCGCCAACCTCGAGGTGAGCTCGCTGCGCCACGCCAACCCGACGTTCCACGGCGACACGATCTACTCGGAGACAACGGTGCTCGAGGCGCGCGCGTCGCGGTCCAAGCCCGACCGCGGCGTGGTCACCGTCGAGACCATCGGCTACACCCAGGACGGCACGGTCGTCTGCGAGTTCACCCGCAAGGTGCTGGTCCCGACCAGGGCTGCCGCCGATCCCGAGCATCCGGGCCGCCCCGAGCCCCAGCGCGACGCGTAG
- a CDS encoding maleylpyruvate isomerase N-terminal domain-containing protein has translation MRGEELDAFEAEAQAIEATLGGMPADAWPRPGLGEWSVAELVAHLVRTATRVDAYHGVEVDAHRPDVDRVEYFRVDLEAAAPAIAQRARGEAADVDPCTLARRFADGWRASAARAGGLAADHLLATPHGAMRLDAYLATRVLELVVHHGDLRAALDQPPASTPDAQWLTMHLLEALLGSPRPRNMGRDRFIRAATGRITVDDPRFPVLR, from the coding sequence ATGCGCGGCGAGGAGCTGGACGCCTTCGAGGCCGAGGCCCAGGCGATCGAGGCCACACTGGGCGGGATGCCGGCCGACGCCTGGCCGCGCCCGGGCCTTGGCGAGTGGAGTGTCGCCGAGCTGGTCGCCCACCTGGTGCGCACCGCCACCCGCGTGGACGCGTACCACGGCGTCGAGGTCGACGCCCACCGCCCGGATGTGGACCGCGTCGAGTACTTCCGGGTCGACCTGGAGGCGGCGGCGCCCGCGATCGCCCAGCGCGCGCGGGGGGAGGCCGCCGACGTGGACCCGTGCACGCTGGCGCGCCGCTTCGCCGACGGGTGGCGGGCGTCGGCGGCACGTGCCGGCGGGCTGGCCGCCGACCACCTCCTCGCCACGCCCCACGGGGCGATGCGCCTGGACGCGTACCTGGCCACACGGGTGCTGGAGCTCGTGGTGCACCACGGCGACCTACGGGCCGCGCTCGATCAGCCGCCGGCGTCCACCCCGGACGCGCAGTGGCTCACGATGCACCTGCTGGAGGCCCTGCTCGGCTCGCCGCGCCCCCGCAACATGGGCCGCGACCGGTTCATCCGCGCGGCCACGGGGCGGATCACCGTGGACGACCCGCGCTTCCCGGTGCTGCGGTAG
- a CDS encoding acyl-CoA dehydrogenase family protein translates to MDVTADQARTLVAACRAVVDGAARRLAGASAAGGRIDVGLLDREQALAYDLATVAGQVSAAEEMLAYADHGAFEAALTVGFAGDVAAGLAARLAGREAAWGVDADSPWHEQATRDALAAARAPALTDHIAERVLSSSELPRHLDEERQMVRETFRDYAEAKVAPVAERIHRDDEDIPDEIITDLAEMGAFGLSIPERYGGFAQGGSEDDVMAMVLVTEELSRGSLGVAGSLITRPEILSKALISGGTDEQRDRWLPGIASGELMCAVAVTEPDHGSDVAGLTVSAVRDGDAYVLNGTKTWCTFGGRADLLMVLARTGSPEDGHRGLSLFVIEKRRYPGHAFRHEGAHGGVMDARAIGTIGYRGMHSFEISFEDYRVPAANLVGGEDGRGRGFYLQMGAFANGRLQTAARALGLMQAAFDAAVAYTTARHVFGVPLADYPLTRAKLAMMAWRIAACRRFAYRSATLLGRGGPGSDAPSDGQLEASMVKSLACLSAEWLTREAQQLHGGMGYAEEYPVSRYFVDARVLSIFEGADEVLALRVIARSLLAEALTG, encoded by the coding sequence GTGGACGTGACCGCAGACCAAGCCCGCACACTCGTGGCCGCGTGTCGCGCGGTCGTCGACGGCGCGGCCCGCCGACTGGCCGGGGCGAGCGCCGCCGGCGGGCGCATCGATGTCGGCCTGCTCGACCGCGAGCAGGCGCTGGCCTACGACCTGGCCACCGTCGCCGGGCAAGTGAGCGCAGCCGAGGAGATGCTGGCCTACGCCGACCATGGCGCCTTCGAGGCCGCGCTGACCGTGGGGTTCGCCGGCGACGTGGCGGCCGGGCTCGCCGCCCGCCTGGCCGGCCGTGAGGCCGCCTGGGGAGTCGACGCGGACTCGCCGTGGCACGAGCAGGCCACCCGCGACGCGCTGGCCGCGGCCCGCGCCCCGGCGCTGACCGACCACATCGCGGAGCGGGTCCTGTCCAGCTCCGAGCTGCCGCGCCACCTGGACGAGGAGCGGCAGATGGTGCGCGAGACGTTCCGCGACTACGCCGAGGCGAAGGTCGCGCCCGTCGCCGAGCGCATCCATCGGGACGACGAGGACATCCCCGACGAGATCATCACCGACCTGGCCGAGATGGGCGCCTTCGGCCTGTCGATCCCCGAGCGTTACGGCGGCTTCGCCCAGGGTGGGTCAGAGGACGACGTCATGGCCATGGTACTGGTCACCGAGGAGCTGTCCCGCGGGTCACTCGGCGTGGCCGGCAGCCTGATCACCCGCCCCGAGATCCTCTCCAAGGCGCTGATCTCCGGCGGGACCGACGAGCAGCGGGACCGTTGGCTGCCGGGGATCGCCTCCGGTGAGCTGATGTGCGCCGTGGCGGTCACCGAGCCCGACCACGGCTCGGACGTCGCGGGGCTCACGGTCAGCGCCGTGCGCGACGGCGACGCCTACGTGCTGAACGGCACCAAGACGTGGTGCACCTTCGGCGGCCGCGCCGACCTGCTCATGGTGCTGGCGCGCACGGGCAGCCCCGAGGACGGGCACCGGGGGCTCTCGCTGTTCGTCATCGAGAAGCGCCGCTACCCGGGCCACGCGTTCCGCCACGAGGGTGCACACGGTGGGGTCATGGACGCCCGCGCCATCGGCACGATCGGCTATCGGGGCATGCACAGCTTCGAGATCAGCTTCGAGGACTACCGGGTGCCGGCCGCCAACCTCGTCGGCGGCGAGGACGGCCGCGGGCGCGGGTTCTACCTGCAGATGGGCGCCTTCGCCAACGGCCGGCTGCAGACCGCTGCCCGGGCGCTCGGGCTCATGCAGGCCGCGTTCGACGCGGCCGTGGCCTACACCACCGCCCGCCACGTCTTCGGGGTGCCCCTGGCCGACTATCCCCTGACCCGCGCCAAGCTCGCCATGATGGCGTGGCGCATCGCCGCCTGCCGGCGGTTCGCCTACCGCAGCGCGACGCTGCTCGGGCGGGGTGGCCCCGGATCGGACGCGCCGTCCGACGGCCAGCTGGAGGCGAGCATGGTGAAGTCCCTGGCGTGCCTGTCCGCCGAGTGGCTGACCCGCGAGGCCCAGCAGCTCCACGGCGGCATGGGCTACGCCGAGGAGTACCCGGTCAGCCGCTACTTCGTCGACGCCCGGGTGCTGTCGATCTTCGAGGGCGCCGACGAGGTCCTGGCGCTGCGTGTCATCGCGCGCTCCCTCCTCGCCGAGGCGCTGACCGGGTAG
- a CDS encoding CoA ester lyase has protein sequence MADLANVSAAAGRVRPRRSCLSVPGSSPKMLAKAPSLPADEVFCDLEDSVAPDEKEAARANVIAALRDNDWGDKTVVVRVNAVDTRWCYRDVVDIVEAAGEFLDCVMVPKVQAPGDVEFVDNLLRMIEETNGFEHRIGIEAQIENGPGLTLIDDIAHASDRLETLIFGPGDMAAAMGMPSLTVGEMIDEYPGDYWHWIHMRILVAARTAGLQAIDGPYAKIRDLDGYREVARRSQILGYDGKWVLHPGQIDVANEVYAPTQAAYERAEDILAAYEKATGTDRLGAVMYGEEMIDEASRKMAEVTALRGRAADMRVRPPAERG, from the coding sequence ATGGCCGATCTCGCGAACGTCAGTGCTGCCGCGGGCCGCGTGCGCCCGCGGCGCTCCTGCCTGTCCGTGCCCGGCAGCTCGCCGAAGATGCTCGCCAAAGCCCCGTCGCTGCCCGCCGACGAGGTCTTCTGCGACCTCGAGGACTCGGTGGCGCCGGACGAGAAGGAGGCGGCACGCGCCAACGTCATCGCCGCGCTGCGCGACAACGACTGGGGTGACAAGACGGTCGTGGTGCGCGTCAACGCCGTCGACACCCGCTGGTGCTACCGCGACGTGGTCGACATCGTCGAGGCCGCCGGCGAGTTCCTCGACTGCGTCATGGTCCCGAAGGTACAGGCACCGGGCGACGTGGAGTTCGTCGACAACCTGCTGCGGATGATCGAGGAGACCAACGGCTTCGAGCACCGCATCGGCATCGAGGCCCAGATCGAGAACGGCCCCGGCCTGACCCTGATCGACGACATCGCCCATGCCTCCGACCGGCTAGAGACGTTGATCTTCGGGCCCGGCGACATGGCCGCGGCGATGGGCATGCCGAGCCTGACCGTCGGCGAGATGATCGACGAGTACCCCGGTGACTACTGGCATTGGATCCACATGCGCATCCTCGTGGCCGCCCGCACCGCCGGCCTGCAGGCCATCGACGGGCCGTACGCCAAGATCCGCGACCTCGACGGCTACCGGGAGGTCGCGCGGCGCAGCCAGATCCTCGGCTACGACGGCAAGTGGGTGCTGCACCCCGGGCAGATCGACGTCGCCAACGAGGTCTACGCGCCGACGCAGGCTGCCTACGAGCGGGCCGAGGACATCCTGGCCGCCTACGAGAAGGCGACCGGCACCGACCGCCTCGGCGCGGTCATGTACGGCGAGGAGATGATCGACGAGGCCAGCCGCAAGATGGCCGAGGTCACCGCCCTGCGGGGCCGGGCGGCCGACATGCGGGTGCGCCCGCCGGCCGAGCGGGGCTGA